In one Umezawaea sp. Da 62-37 genomic region, the following are encoded:
- a CDS encoding ATP-binding protein translates to MGLDEVRTDLTRMTIRDESDVFQLRGKGRQVAAAVGLDGQDQIRVATALSDVGRELVRQSVVTTAVFTLVAGPSPALVVDLGWTGVVTTTGPGWNTARMLLHDVRVEQHAHTGTVALLRNFPVGVLPPSSAGIDGVRRELGIVNEGNALDELRAQNQELLETLEDLEHKRRELERANEELEDTNRGVLALYKELSDELEQTNTGVVALYAELDVKTTQLREAGEARTRFWSNISHELRTPVNSVVGLTRLLAVPGADPLTDEQRRQVELINDSGTTLLALVNELLDTAKAESGSLRPRPAPVDLNYMFVQLRGALRPMIRTSRVELVVEDLPVQPALVTDPTMLVRILRNLLSNGLKFTESGEVRLSVREEGDRLRFVVADTGIGIPADEHDRVFEEFHQVPNRLQAGAAGTGLGLPYARRLAGILGGDLSLRSTPGEGTEIVLDLPLGTIDDIPLTSIGIALLVDGDDESRGRLRAEVGTLADDVVEAKDGRAALSAATGTRPDLIFLDADTPLMSGVEVLTVLRQDPTLVRVPVVVVCGGDIGGMELAASTLGAALLTRSLISPESVRQAIREAHVAVRRTAS, encoded by the coding sequence ATGGGCCTCGACGAAGTGCGCACCGACCTGACGCGGATGACCATCCGCGACGAGTCGGACGTCTTCCAGCTGCGCGGCAAGGGCAGGCAGGTCGCCGCCGCGGTCGGGTTGGACGGGCAGGACCAGATCCGGGTGGCCACGGCGCTCAGCGACGTGGGACGCGAACTGGTCCGGCAGTCGGTCGTCACCACGGCCGTGTTCACCCTGGTCGCGGGCCCTTCCCCCGCGCTGGTCGTCGACCTGGGCTGGACCGGCGTGGTGACCACGACCGGTCCGGGCTGGAACACCGCGCGGATGCTGCTGCACGACGTGCGGGTCGAGCAGCACGCGCACACGGGCACCGTCGCCCTGCTGAGGAACTTCCCCGTCGGTGTCCTGCCGCCTTCCTCGGCCGGGATCGACGGGGTCCGCCGCGAGCTGGGGATCGTGAACGAGGGCAACGCGCTCGACGAGCTGCGCGCCCAGAACCAGGAACTCCTGGAGACGCTGGAGGACCTGGAGCACAAGCGCCGGGAGCTGGAGCGGGCCAACGAGGAACTGGAAGACACCAACCGCGGCGTCCTGGCGCTGTACAAGGAGCTGTCCGACGAGTTGGAGCAGACCAACACCGGTGTCGTCGCGCTCTACGCCGAACTGGACGTGAAGACCACCCAGCTGCGCGAGGCCGGTGAGGCGCGCACCCGGTTCTGGTCCAACATCAGCCACGAGCTGCGCACCCCGGTGAACTCGGTCGTCGGCCTGACCCGGCTGCTGGCCGTGCCCGGCGCCGACCCGCTCACCGACGAGCAGCGCAGGCAGGTCGAGCTGATCAACGACTCGGGCACCACGCTGCTCGCGCTGGTCAACGAGCTGCTCGACACGGCGAAGGCCGAGTCGGGCAGCCTGCGGCCGCGACCTGCCCCGGTGGACCTGAACTACATGTTCGTCCAGCTGCGCGGCGCCCTGCGGCCCATGATCCGCACGTCGCGGGTCGAGCTGGTCGTGGAGGACCTACCCGTGCAGCCCGCCCTCGTCACCGACCCGACGATGCTGGTGCGGATCCTGCGCAACCTGCTGTCCAACGGCCTCAAGTTCACCGAGTCGGGCGAGGTGCGGCTGTCGGTGCGCGAGGAGGGCGACCGGCTGCGGTTCGTCGTCGCCGACACCGGGATCGGCATCCCGGCCGACGAGCACGACCGCGTGTTCGAGGAGTTCCACCAGGTGCCCAACCGCCTGCAGGCCGGGGCGGCCGGGACCGGGCTGGGGCTGCCCTACGCGCGCAGGCTCGCCGGGATCCTGGGCGGTGACCTGAGCCTGCGCAGCACGCCGGGCGAGGGCACCGAGATCGTCCTGGACCTGCCGTTGGGGACGATCGACGACATCCCGCTCACGTCGATCGGGATCGCGCTGCTGGTCGACGGCGACGACGAGTCCCGCGGCAGGTTGCGGGCGGAGGTCGGCACGCTGGCCGACGACGTCGTGGAGGCCAAGGACGGTCGGGCGGCGCTCAGCGCGGCCACCGGCACGCGCCCGGACCTGATCTTCCTCGACGCCGACACGCCCCTGATGAGCGGCGTCGAGGTGCTGACCGTGCTGCGCCAGGACCCGACCCTGGTGCGGGTGCCCGTGGTCGTGGTGTGCGGAGGGGACATCGGGGGTATGGAACTGGCGGCGTCCACCTTGGGGGCCGCCCTGCTCACCCGATCCCTCATCTCCCCGGAATCGGTGCGGCAGGCGATCAGGGAGGCCCACGTGGCGGTACGGAGGACGGCGTCATGA
- a CDS encoding anti-sigma regulatory factor, with protein MTAPGPEELPIVSDDDVVRVRQAVRGYAQRVRLSLVDQTKLVTATSELARNTLVYGGGGSARVEVVNDHGREGVRASFHDDGPGIPDLTLALADGWSSGKGMGLGLSGARRLVDEFDLDTEVGRGTTVTVVKWKR; from the coding sequence GTGACGGCCCCTGGGCCGGAAGAGCTGCCGATCGTCTCCGACGACGACGTGGTGCGGGTGCGCCAGGCGGTGCGCGGGTACGCCCAGCGGGTGCGGCTGTCGCTGGTCGACCAGACCAAGCTGGTCACCGCGACCAGTGAACTGGCCCGCAACACGCTCGTCTACGGCGGCGGGGGCTCGGCGCGCGTCGAGGTCGTCAACGACCACGGCCGCGAGGGCGTCCGGGCGTCGTTCCACGACGACGGACCCGGCATCCCGGACCTGACGCTCGCGCTGGCCGACGGCTGGAGCAGCGGCAAGGGCATGGGCCTCGGGCTGTCCGGCGCGCGCAGGCTCGTCGACGAGTTCGACCTCGACACCGAGGTCGGCCGCGGCACCACCGTGACGGTGGTCAAGTGGAAGCGCTGA
- a CDS encoding ester cyclase: MLTETLRATREKIVLDHFHDEVAQQWDDVLSTFPHPRYEVIATGVVHDGNAAVRGYYADTRTAFPDQHHEMIQLRHSDDAVICEFYLLGTHLGPFGSIPATGSRFKVRMTAYFIFEDDVLVCERIYFDVLTMLKQLLGGLDFKKPKNWLLVVKALLGARKELK; encoded by the coding sequence ATGCTCACCGAAACGCTCCGCGCGACGCGGGAGAAGATCGTGCTCGACCACTTCCACGACGAGGTGGCCCAGCAGTGGGACGACGTCCTGTCGACGTTCCCCCACCCGCGCTACGAGGTGATCGCCACCGGGGTCGTGCACGACGGCAACGCGGCGGTGCGCGGCTACTACGCCGACACCCGCACGGCGTTCCCCGACCAGCACCACGAGATGATCCAGCTGCGGCACAGCGACGACGCCGTGATCTGCGAGTTCTACCTGCTGGGCACGCACCTCGGGCCGTTCGGCTCCATCCCCGCGACCGGCAGCAGGTTCAAGGTGCGGATGACCGCGTACTTCATCTTCGAGGACGACGTGCTGGTCTGCGAGCGCATCTACTTCGACGTGCTGACGATGCTCAAGCAACTCCTCGGCGGCCTGGACTTCAAGAAGCCGAAGAACTGGCTGCTGGTCGTCAAGGCGCTCCTCGGCGCGCGCAAGGAGCTCAAGTGA
- a CDS encoding TetR/AcrR family transcriptional regulator C-terminal domain-containing protein, with amino-acid sequence MAAREPLNRAKVVTAALALVERHGVEALSMRKLAAELGVEAMSLYNHVKNKDDVLDAIAEVVFADISLPPTTPDWRADAHALADAFREAALAHPRTASLSLTRQLGYPAIPVTEAALGILSRAGYDLERAVHASRALLAYVIGTLLREMGSTSADPDGLRETALAATGLPHVTASAAHLAVCHHESEYRFGLDLLLDALALRAAG; translated from the coding sequence ATGGCGGCACGTGAACCGCTGAACAGGGCCAAGGTCGTCACCGCCGCGCTGGCACTGGTCGAGCGGCACGGCGTGGAAGCGCTGAGCATGCGCAAACTGGCCGCGGAGCTGGGCGTCGAGGCCATGTCGCTCTACAACCACGTCAAGAACAAGGACGACGTGCTCGACGCCATCGCCGAGGTCGTCTTCGCGGACATCTCCCTGCCGCCGACCACACCCGACTGGCGCGCCGACGCCCACGCTCTCGCGGACGCCTTCCGCGAGGCCGCCCTCGCCCACCCCAGGACCGCCTCGCTCAGCCTCACCAGACAGCTCGGCTACCCCGCCATCCCGGTCACCGAGGCCGCCCTGGGCATCCTCTCCAGAGCGGGCTACGACCTGGAGCGGGCCGTCCACGCCTCCCGCGCGCTGCTCGCCTACGTCATCGGCACCCTGCTGCGCGAGATGGGTTCCACCTCCGCGGACCCGGACGGCCTCCGCGAAACGGCCTTGGCCGCCACCGGCCTGCCGCACGTCACCGCGTCGGCCGCGCACCTCGCCGTGTGCCACCACGAGTCCGAGTACCGCTTCGGCCTCGACCTGCTGCTGGACGCGCTCGCACTGCGGGCGGCCGGATAG
- a CDS encoding STAS domain-containing protein, which produces MTELLRENADVLIGKWVESAAVSVRGRSTGAELERDFREIFATLLPVASGDGRDLSGHTYGEIRSLLEELSRTRARQNFSPAETASSVFALKEPVFRLVDEQNDQDLFREVLKFSSLLDALGLWTFEAYARARESIIKEQSEQLLELTTPVVKLWEGVLAVPLVGTLDSARTQVVMEKLLEALVETGSEHAIIDITGVLAVDTQVAQHLLKTVVAARLMGAECTISGIRPQIAQTIVALGIEFGDIATKATLADALRHALRREGVDVVRRADGVKR; this is translated from the coding sequence TTGACAGAGCTGTTGCGGGAGAACGCGGATGTGCTGATCGGCAAGTGGGTCGAGTCGGCCGCGGTCTCGGTGCGGGGGCGGTCCACCGGTGCCGAGCTGGAACGGGACTTCCGCGAGATCTTCGCGACGCTGCTCCCCGTCGCCTCCGGTGACGGCCGGGACCTGTCCGGGCACACCTACGGCGAGATCCGGTCGCTGCTGGAGGAGCTGTCGCGCACCCGCGCCCGGCAGAACTTCAGCCCGGCGGAGACGGCGTCGAGCGTGTTCGCGCTGAAGGAGCCGGTGTTCCGGCTGGTCGACGAGCAGAACGACCAAGACCTGTTCCGCGAGGTGCTGAAGTTCTCCTCGCTGCTGGACGCGCTGGGCCTGTGGACGTTCGAGGCCTACGCCCGTGCCCGCGAGAGCATCATCAAGGAGCAGTCCGAGCAGCTGCTGGAGCTGACCACGCCGGTGGTCAAGCTCTGGGAGGGCGTGCTCGCGGTGCCGCTGGTCGGCACGCTGGACTCCGCCCGCACCCAGGTCGTGATGGAGAAGCTGCTGGAGGCGCTGGTCGAGACCGGCTCCGAGCACGCGATCATCGACATCACCGGTGTGCTCGCGGTCGACACCCAGGTCGCGCAGCACCTGCTCAAGACCGTCGTGGCGGCCCGGCTGATGGGTGCCGAGTGCACGATCTCCGGCATCCGCCCGCAGATCGCCCAGACGATCGTGGCGCTGGGCATCGAGTTCGGCGACATCGCCACCAAGGCGACGCTGGCCGACGCGCTGCGGCACGCGCTGCGCCGTGAAGGCGTGGACGTGGTGCGCCGGGCCGACGGAGTGAAGCGCTGA
- a CDS encoding tetratricopeptide repeat protein yields the protein MVGDDAHNEMSGTAVNSVQAGTIAGGVHFHTGKAATLPIPRQLPAGIAHFSDREAHVERLDDWLANAADPVSPITIIVGVGGVGKTSLATHWAHGVRDTFPDGDLYVDFRGFHPDGALSAEAALDQVLRALGVQARAVPPDFGGKAALYRSILHGRRVLVVLDNVGTERQARALLPGSPTCRVLITSRVGLTGLVTTEGARRIRLDVLPPDRAVELLTGIIGAERARDEPDAVAGLARLCGHLPLALRIAAGRLVSDEHLAAADLVDELTVERERLDALSTDDEASTVRTVFSWSYRALPPEAARLFRLLSLPTGPDIGLLGAAALADRSVTRTRRILESLVNAHLVREDAAARFHFHDLIALYAAECAAADESPEQRHLALVRLISWYTASADAATRLHAPHYSRIPVALPETAHRPPPLPDGLSALHWCDAERANLVAAVGQAAGIGETTLAWRLPVVLFGMFLTRRPLADWVATHLIGVEAARSCGERLAETWLHTSVGLAYRALRRDESALEHLEVALAGWRESGERWGEAWTLRDIGDVRRLMGDVVEAVDLLTAALAIHVEEQDAFGEASALRELSTAQHALGRYDEALANLERALAIRLAMGDHGSSPALLAAMSLAHSGAGRTAEAIDHGERALELSRSLDNPHQEAEARDALGDALAKAGLAEPAKAQWQAALELYEALRDPRSGELGRKVAG from the coding sequence ATGGTCGGCGACGACGCGCACAACGAGATGTCCGGGACAGCGGTGAACTCCGTGCAGGCGGGGACGATCGCGGGCGGCGTGCACTTCCACACCGGGAAGGCGGCCACCCTCCCGATCCCGCGGCAACTGCCCGCCGGCATCGCGCACTTCAGCGATCGGGAGGCGCACGTCGAGCGGCTGGACGACTGGCTCGCGAACGCCGCGGATCCGGTGTCCCCCATCACGATCATCGTCGGCGTCGGCGGGGTCGGGAAGACCTCGCTGGCCACGCACTGGGCGCACGGGGTGCGGGACACCTTCCCCGACGGCGACCTGTACGTGGACTTCCGCGGGTTCCACCCCGACGGCGCGCTGTCCGCCGAGGCGGCGCTCGACCAGGTGCTGCGGGCACTCGGCGTGCAGGCGCGGGCCGTTCCCCCCGACTTCGGGGGGAAAGCCGCGCTGTACCGGTCGATCCTGCACGGACGGCGGGTGCTGGTCGTCCTGGACAACGTCGGGACCGAGCGGCAGGCGCGGGCCCTGCTGCCCGGTTCGCCGACGTGCCGGGTGCTGATCACCAGCCGTGTCGGGCTGACCGGTCTGGTGACGACGGAGGGCGCGCGGCGGATCCGACTGGACGTGCTGCCGCCGGATCGCGCCGTCGAACTGCTGACCGGGATCATCGGAGCCGAACGGGCGCGGGACGAACCGGACGCGGTCGCCGGGTTGGCGCGGCTGTGCGGACACCTGCCGCTGGCACTGCGCATCGCGGCGGGCAGGCTGGTCTCCGACGAGCACCTGGCCGCCGCGGACCTCGTCGACGAGCTCACCGTGGAACGCGAACGGCTCGACGCCCTCAGCACGGACGACGAGGCCTCGACCGTGCGGACGGTCTTCTCCTGGTCCTACCGGGCGCTTCCCCCCGAGGCGGCCAGGCTGTTCCGGCTGCTGAGCCTGCCGACCGGCCCCGACATCGGACTGCTCGGCGCGGCCGCGCTGGCCGACCGGAGCGTCACGAGGACCCGGCGCATCCTGGAAAGCCTCGTCAACGCGCACCTGGTGCGCGAGGACGCGGCGGCGCGCTTCCACTTCCACGACCTGATCGCCCTCTACGCCGCCGAGTGCGCCGCGGCCGACGAGAGCCCCGAGCAGCGCCACCTCGCACTGGTCCGCCTCATCTCCTGGTACACCGCCTCCGCGGACGCGGCCACCCGGCTGCACGCCCCGCACTACTCCCGCATCCCCGTCGCCCTGCCGGAGACCGCGCACCGGCCGCCCCCGCTACCGGACGGGCTTTCGGCCCTGCACTGGTGCGACGCCGAACGCGCCAACCTGGTGGCGGCGGTCGGGCAGGCCGCCGGGATCGGGGAGACCACGCTGGCGTGGCGGCTCCCGGTGGTGCTGTTCGGGATGTTCCTGACCCGACGCCCGCTGGCCGACTGGGTCGCCACCCACCTGATCGGCGTCGAGGCGGCCCGGTCGTGCGGTGAGCGGCTCGCCGAGACCTGGCTGCACACCAGCGTCGGCCTGGCGTACCGGGCGCTGCGCCGCGACGAGTCGGCGCTCGAGCACCTCGAGGTCGCGCTGGCGGGGTGGCGCGAGTCCGGCGAGCGTTGGGGCGAGGCGTGGACGCTGCGCGACATCGGCGACGTCAGGCGCCTCATGGGCGACGTCGTCGAGGCGGTCGACCTCCTCACCGCGGCCCTGGCGATCCACGTCGAGGAGCAGGACGCCTTCGGGGAGGCCAGCGCGCTGCGGGAACTGTCCACCGCGCAGCACGCGCTCGGCAGGTACGACGAGGCGTTGGCCAACCTGGAGCGGGCGCTCGCCATCCGCCTCGCGATGGGGGACCACGGCAGCTCCCCCGCGCTGCTGGCCGCGATGAGCCTGGCCCACAGCGGCGCGGGGCGCACCGCCGAGGCGATCGACCACGGCGAACGGGCACTGGAGCTGAGCCGGAGCCTCGACAACCCGCACCAGGAGGCCGAGGCCCGTGACGCACTGGGCGACGCGCTGGCGAAGGCCGGCCTGGCCGAACCGGCCAAGGCGCAGTGGCAGGCGGCGCTGGAGCTGTACGAGGCGCTCCGGGACCCCCGGTCGGGCGAACTCGGGCGCAAGGTCGCGGGATGA
- a CDS encoding ATP-binding SpoIIE family protein phosphatase produces the protein MEALNGATCLPMAEDVEWIRVEEPAEAGRARRAATTLAERLAFPPTRVAEIGLAVTEIATNLHKHAREGVILVRSLRGATQAAVEVLAVDGGPGIADVGLAFQDGQSTTGTLGVGLGAVVRLADRYAVTSRPGRGTSLSARFHPRRGELSEIPEDVAAGITRAIGGEEVCGDAYAVRRSPGRMVMMMCDGSGHGPLAATASQAAVRLFCSLDHTAPEDLVARIHRELRGTRGGAVAVADLDLVGRTVRYAGLGNIGAAVLADGQKKGMISVPGVAGYQARTIRAFDYPLPVGASVVMHSDGLTERWTVEHDDDLMTAAPLVIAGALLRDAGVRKDDACVLVGKTG, from the coding sequence GTGGAAGCGCTGAACGGGGCGACGTGCCTGCCGATGGCGGAGGACGTCGAGTGGATCCGCGTGGAGGAACCCGCCGAGGCCGGTCGCGCCCGGCGGGCCGCCACGACCCTGGCCGAGCGGTTGGCGTTCCCGCCGACCCGCGTGGCCGAGATCGGTCTGGCGGTGACCGAGATCGCGACGAACCTGCACAAGCACGCGCGCGAAGGCGTGATCCTCGTGCGGTCGTTGCGCGGCGCCACCCAGGCCGCGGTGGAGGTGCTCGCCGTGGACGGCGGGCCCGGCATCGCGGACGTCGGTCTGGCGTTCCAGGACGGGCAGTCCACCACCGGCACCCTCGGGGTCGGTCTCGGCGCGGTGGTGAGGCTGGCGGACCGGTACGCGGTCACCTCGCGGCCCGGCCGCGGCACCTCGCTGTCCGCCCGGTTCCACCCGCGCCGGGGCGAGCTGTCGGAGATCCCCGAGGACGTGGCCGCCGGGATCACCCGTGCCATCGGGGGCGAGGAGGTCTGCGGTGACGCCTACGCGGTCCGCCGGAGTCCCGGCCGGATGGTCATGATGATGTGCGACGGGTCCGGGCACGGCCCGTTGGCCGCCACCGCGTCCCAGGCGGCCGTGCGGCTGTTCTGCTCGTTGGACCACACCGCGCCGGAGGACCTGGTCGCGCGGATCCACCGGGAGCTGCGCGGCACCCGCGGCGGTGCCGTCGCGGTCGCCGACCTGGACCTGGTCGGCCGGACCGTGCGGTACGCGGGACTGGGCAACATCGGGGCCGCGGTACTGGCCGACGGCCAGAAGAAGGGCATGATCTCGGTCCCCGGCGTCGCCGGGTACCAGGCGCGCACGATCCGCGCGTTCGACTACCCGCTGCCCGTGGGCGCCTCGGTGGTCATGCACTCCGACGGCCTCACCGAGCGGTGGACCGTGGAGCACGACGACGACCTGATGACGGCCGCGCCACTGGTGATCGCGGGCGCGCTGCTGCGCGACGCCGGGGTGCGCAAGGACGACGCCTGCGTCCTGGTGGGGAAGACTGGCTGA
- a CDS encoding STAS domain-containing protein, protein MERVPILKIGGVLLVSIQIDLHDQSVLALQEDLAERISTTGAHGVVIDISAVEIVDSFIGRMFATIASISRLFDADTVVVGMRPAVAITLVELGLTLGGVRTALDLERGMRILRTLGQESGRIPAGGDASGLEWS, encoded by the coding sequence ATGGAACGCGTCCCGATCCTCAAGATCGGCGGTGTGCTGCTCGTCTCCATCCAGATCGACCTCCACGACCAGAGCGTGCTCGCGCTCCAGGAGGACCTGGCCGAGAGGATCAGCACCACCGGCGCCCACGGCGTCGTGATCGACATCTCCGCGGTGGAGATCGTCGACTCGTTCATCGGCCGGATGTTCGCCACGATCGCGTCGATCTCCCGGCTGTTCGACGCCGACACCGTGGTCGTCGGCATGCGCCCGGCCGTGGCGATCACGCTGGTCGAGTTGGGGCTCACCCTCGGAGGGGTGCGCACCGCGCTCGACCTGGAACGCGGCATGCGGATCCTGCGGACTCTCGGCCAGGAGAGCGGGCGGATCCCGGCGGGCGGCGATGCGTCCGGACTGGAGTGGTCGTGA
- a CDS encoding helix-turn-helix domain-containing protein, protein MTSRAKPLRKDAQRNRDLLVDAARKLFAAHGLTVALEEISRTAGVSIGTLYNHFPNRADLVDAVFADRVETVARIAEHALAMPDAWAGLVHFLERICELQAADRGYNELVSRRVPQATPTEGHARGFELMQRIVERAKDSGALRPDFTMADVAFLTWATARTVEATGSVRPDLWRRNLGIMLDGLRSSAAHPLTEAPIGQDELRRAMTGDCG, encoded by the coding sequence ATGACCAGTCGCGCCAAGCCGTTGCGGAAGGACGCCCAGCGCAACCGGGACCTGCTCGTCGACGCCGCCCGGAAGCTCTTCGCCGCCCACGGCCTGACCGTCGCGCTGGAGGAGATCTCGCGCACCGCGGGGGTCAGCATCGGCACGCTCTACAACCACTTCCCCAACCGCGCGGACCTCGTGGACGCCGTGTTCGCCGACCGCGTGGAGACGGTCGCGCGGATCGCCGAGCACGCGCTGGCCATGCCGGACGCCTGGGCGGGCCTGGTGCACTTCCTCGAGCGGATCTGCGAGTTGCAGGCGGCCGACCGCGGCTACAACGAGCTGGTCTCCCGGCGCGTCCCCCAGGCCACCCCGACCGAGGGCCACGCGCGGGGCTTCGAGCTGATGCAGCGGATCGTCGAGCGGGCCAAGGACAGCGGGGCGCTGCGCCCCGACTTCACGATGGCGGACGTCGCGTTCCTCACGTGGGCCACCGCGCGCACCGTGGAGGCGACGGGGAGCGTCCGGCCGGACCTCTGGCGCCGGAACCTCGGCATCATGCTCGACGGACTGCGCTCCAGCGCGGCCCATCCCCTCACCGAGGCGCCCATCGGCCAGGACGAGTTGCGCCGGGCCATGACGGGCGACTGCGGCTGA